In the Gossypium arboreum isolate Shixiya-1 chromosome 10, ASM2569848v2, whole genome shotgun sequence genome, one interval contains:
- the LOC108488380 gene encoding putative clathrin assembly protein At4g40080, giving the protein MGRVKVFRDLIGIIKDKASQSKAALISNPRTLSLHLALLRATTHDPFSPPDPTHLATLLSFGHCSRATASTAVDAIMDRLQTTRDASVAIKCLITVHHIIKRGSFILQDQLSVYPSTGGRNYLKLSNFRDDTTPLTWELSSWVRWYALYLENLLSTSRILGFFLCSTSSSVDKDREEDRVSSLINTELLKEINSLGNLIEQIAKKPDSSNSNGNVLVDAVLGLVGEDYLSSINEISIRVSEFKERLDCLGFVDSVELVCALRRLEECKERLSTLSQRKKVMIESVWGSINEVKDQIGNSKAYKEDEGRLLMMGRRNKVSESARFGERVVMKHSGNSVKFSSGRFLSFNDLTFPAYASME; this is encoded by the exons ATGGGGCGCGTAAAAGTTTTCAGAGATTTGATCGGAATCATCAAGGACAAAGCTTCTCAAAGCAAAGCTGCTTTGATTTCCAATCCCAGAACCTTATCTCTCCACCTGGCCTTACTCAGAGCCACCACCCATGACCCCTTCTCCCCACCCGACCCCACACACTTGGCCACTCTTCTTTCCTTCGGTCACTGCTCACGTGCCACCGCCTCCACCGCCGTCGACGCCATCATGGACCGCCTTCAAACCACCCGCGATGCCTCCGTTGCCATCAAATGTCTCATCACTGTTCATCACATCATTAAACGTGGGAGCTTTATTCTTCAAGATCAGCTTTCTGTTTACCCTTCCACCGGTGGCCGTAACTACCTTAAACTATCGAATTTCAGAGACGATACGACGCCGTTAACATGGGAACTTTCTTCTTGGGTTAGATG GTATGCTTTATACCTTGAAAACCTGTTGTCAACTTCAAGGATTTTGGGGTTCTTTCTATGTTCAACTTCAAGCAGTGTAGATAAAGATAGAGAAGAAGACAGAGTATCGTCCCTTATAAACACCGAATTGCTTAAAGAAATAAACTCTTTGGGGAATTTGATCGAACAGATTGCCAAAAAGCCAGATTCTTCGAATTCTAATGGCAACGTATTGGTAGATGCGGTCCTGGGGTTGGTGGGAGAGGACTACTTATCATCAATCAACGAGATTTCAATTCGGGTCAGTGAGTTCAAGGAGAGACTCGATTGTTTGGGCTTTGTTGACTCGGTTGAGTTGGTGTGTGCTTTGAGAAGACTGGAGGAATGTAAGGAGAGACTGTCAACACTTTCCCAGAGGAAGAAAGTGATGATTGAGTCGGTTTGGGGTTCAATAAATGAGGTAAAGGATCAAATTGGGAACAGTAAAGCGTATAAAGAAGATGAAGGGAGATTGTTGATGATGGGAAGGAGGAACAAGGTGAGTGAGTCGGCTCGGTTTGGGGAGCGAGTTGTGATGAAGCATAGCGGTAATTCAGTGAAGTTCTCTTCAGGAAGGTTTCTGAGTTTCAATGACTTGACTTTTCCAGCTTATGCGTCGATGGAGTGA